From a region of the Roseivirga sp. 4D4 genome:
- a CDS encoding SAM-dependent methyltransferase, with the protein MSAGKVYIIPNIISDGTQEEVIPNQVRRAILDCDLFLVENIRTARRYISSLKLGLFIEDLKFELLDKNTSFEDCIDLLQPILEGKSAGIISESGCPGIADPGARLVHMAHQFGIECQPIVGPSSILLALMASGFNGQSFAFHGYLPIDKKERQQKIRALEKESKEKDQTQIFMDTPYRNEQLLGDILKVARKDTFLCVARDVTGQKEVVMTKSVIKWKLGEIALNKIPTIFLIYAN; encoded by the coding sequence ATGAGTGCAGGAAAAGTCTATATCATTCCAAATATCATTTCTGATGGTACTCAGGAAGAGGTTATTCCGAATCAAGTTAGGAGAGCCATCTTGGATTGCGATTTATTTTTGGTAGAGAATATTAGAACTGCTAGAAGGTACATCAGCTCCTTAAAACTGGGTTTATTCATCGAAGATTTAAAGTTCGAATTACTTGATAAGAACACCTCTTTCGAAGACTGTATTGATCTTTTGCAACCGATTCTTGAAGGGAAAAGTGCGGGAATAATCTCTGAGTCAGGCTGCCCTGGCATTGCCGATCCAGGGGCCAGATTGGTTCATATGGCACATCAATTCGGTATAGAATGCCAACCTATAGTAGGCCCCTCGTCAATTCTATTAGCACTTATGGCGAGTGGTTTCAATGGGCAGTCTTTTGCTTTTCATGGCTATCTGCCCATTGATAAAAAAGAACGCCAGCAAAAGATCCGAGCCTTAGAGAAAGAATCTAAGGAAAAAGATCAGACGCAAATATTCATGGATACGCCTTACCGAAATGAGCAACTACTAGGGGATATTTTAAAAGTAGCACGGAAAGATACATTTCTCTGTGTAGCACGTGATGTTACAGGGCAAAAAGAGGTGGTAATGACCAAGTCAGTAATCAAGTGGAAACTTGGTGAAATCGCATTAAACAAAATCCCAACCATCTTCTTGATTTATGCCAATTAG